One genomic region from Chthonomonas calidirosea T49 encodes:
- a CDS encoding KpsF/GutQ family sugar-phosphate isomerase: protein MQQEDRFSQEENEALQFAREALRVEAEAVHRLSARIGETFAQALFLLEACQGKVITTGVGKSGIIARKLAATLTSIGQPAVFLHPTEALHGDLGLVTREDVVIALSNSGESEELLTLLPLLRARDIPLIAITGNLHSTLARYAHVTLDASVEREICPLNLAPTTSVVAALALSDALAMALQRRRHLSPEEYARNHPGGRLGRRLTLRVQDLLPPNGSALPHVAPNASFQEVVCELTAGHMGAVCVLDDTNHLLGLIAESDLRQAFLKYQQESFKLTAADMMNPNPILTLAPDQLAYEALQKMTQRPRPISVAPVLTEEGICLGLLRVNDLVKAGL, encoded by the coding sequence ATGCAACAAGAGGACAGATTCTCCCAGGAAGAGAACGAGGCTCTCCAGTTCGCGAGAGAGGCGCTCCGTGTTGAGGCGGAAGCGGTGCATCGTCTCTCGGCACGCATTGGAGAGACCTTTGCTCAGGCGCTTTTCCTTCTCGAAGCCTGCCAAGGCAAGGTGATCACAACCGGTGTTGGTAAATCCGGTATCATCGCTCGCAAGCTGGCAGCTACGCTCACCTCTATTGGACAGCCCGCCGTGTTTCTCCACCCCACCGAGGCGCTCCACGGCGACTTAGGGCTGGTAACCCGTGAAGATGTGGTGATCGCGTTGAGCAATAGCGGTGAAAGTGAAGAGCTTCTTACCCTCCTTCCTCTGCTACGAGCACGTGATATCCCCCTTATCGCCATCACCGGCAATCTTCACTCCACCCTTGCACGCTACGCTCATGTTACTCTCGATGCCTCGGTGGAGCGCGAAATATGTCCACTGAATCTCGCCCCCACCACAAGCGTTGTCGCCGCACTTGCCCTCAGCGACGCGCTCGCCATGGCGCTTCAACGCCGACGTCATCTAAGCCCAGAGGAGTATGCTCGCAATCACCCCGGCGGGCGCCTTGGGCGCCGCCTCACCCTGCGCGTCCAGGATCTGCTGCCCCCCAACGGGAGCGCCTTGCCCCACGTGGCACCCAACGCCTCCTTTCAAGAGGTTGTCTGCGAACTTACCGCCGGGCATATGGGAGCTGTGTGCGTACTTGATGATACCAACCACCTGCTCGGATTGATCGCCGAATCGGACTTGCGTCAAGCCTTTCTAAAGTATCAACAAGAGAGCTTCAAATTAACCGCAGCGGATATGATGAACCCAAATCCTATCTTAACCCTTGCGCCTGACCAGCTCGCCTATGAGGCCCTCCAAAAAATGACCCAGCGTCCACGTCCCATTTCGGTAGCCCCTGTTCTTACAGAGGAGGGCATCTGCCTAGGGCTGTTACGGGTAAACGATCTTGTTAAGGCCGGGCTTTAG
- a CDS encoding peptidyl-prolyl cis-trans isomerase, with translation MASVSFRQGQGLACCGWRLSLRQVAGTLCLLLLPLLTGCQGDSIIAQVGGQSISMKRYYDTLENLTQADFSNAPDLQAGPLALLYLIREAATQQLAQQKGFIPSDDFIDRILEYQREKDPNLDDNIRRGLISESQLKKQLILLYEILTIGADTDHVDESQLKQMYAREKSQLDLPERFVVRMLLVKNEQDGIETLNRLKATGNFAAEAQRERDAPPFDGEEITVSAEQVKQQQPQLYEALEKLSPGQFADAPIPLKQPGAPTPLYVLVQLTHKMPAKSMSYEQVRPLLVEQYLQQAFPQYQQHFYQTLTEYLKGLLAQNKIVIYNQRYASIVLVHLNQLLNQPPPVSTPAPAQSVPTPPSIRGEYRVYRVPMHAPSQSVPTPQTPQSSAPPKSGP, from the coding sequence TTGGCTTCCGTTTCCTTTCGTCAAGGCCAAGGCCTTGCTTGTTGTGGCTGGCGTCTCTCTCTTCGACAGGTCGCTGGAACTCTGTGTCTACTATTGCTACCTCTGCTGACAGGATGCCAAGGCGATAGCATTATCGCCCAAGTGGGCGGTCAGAGTATTAGCATGAAGCGCTATTACGATACCCTTGAAAACCTTACACAGGCCGATTTTAGCAACGCTCCCGATCTGCAGGCCGGTCCCCTAGCTCTGCTGTATCTCATTCGTGAAGCGGCTACCCAACAGCTTGCACAACAGAAGGGGTTCATTCCGTCGGACGATTTCATCGATCGAATTTTAGAGTATCAACGAGAAAAAGACCCCAATCTCGACGATAACATTAGACGTGGTCTAATCTCGGAAAGCCAGCTAAAAAAGCAACTCATACTTCTTTACGAGATTCTCACCATTGGTGCCGATACAGACCATGTAGATGAATCCCAACTGAAACAGATGTATGCCCGAGAAAAGAGCCAACTCGATCTGCCGGAGCGCTTTGTTGTGAGGATGCTCTTGGTTAAGAACGAACAAGATGGCATTGAAACGCTGAACCGGTTGAAAGCCACAGGGAATTTCGCGGCGGAGGCTCAACGCGAACGGGATGCCCCACCCTTCGACGGAGAAGAGATAACAGTAAGCGCCGAACAGGTGAAGCAGCAACAACCGCAACTTTACGAGGCTCTTGAAAAGCTCTCTCCCGGCCAGTTTGCCGATGCACCGATACCTCTCAAGCAGCCAGGGGCTCCAACACCTCTGTATGTGCTGGTGCAGCTCACGCATAAAATGCCTGCCAAGTCTATGAGTTACGAGCAGGTACGTCCGTTGCTGGTAGAGCAGTACCTTCAACAGGCCTTCCCACAGTACCAGCAGCATTTCTACCAAACTCTCACGGAGTATCTGAAAGGGCTTTTGGCACAAAATAAGATCGTCATCTACAACCAACGATATGCAAGTATCGTGTTAGTACACCTGAACCAGCTGTTGAATCAGCCTCCACCCGTGTCGACGCCTGCGCCCGCGCAATCGGTCCCTACACCTCCATCAATTCGTGGAGAGTATCGTGTCTATCGCGTGCCGATGCATGCGCCCTCGCAATCGGTCCCTACACCTCAGACGCCGCAGAGCAGTGCTCCTCCTAAGAGCGGTCCATAG
- the mazG gene encoding nucleoside triphosphate pyrophosphohydrolase, with protein MVTLIGLGPGDPDLISRGAERTLREASAQSALYLRTERHPCVAALKEWGLTFETFDSFYDTATSFEEVYRSIVNRLLDRVHAGDSVAYAVPGHPLLGEESVRLLLERLNAENIAYRIVSSCSFIEAVLAAAHLPLSEGCDVRDALSLQLDDRVSPEGYPLGGRIDTSRGLLLFQVFDRASASHAKLALMRYYPDDWQVLLVRNAGVPAMESVQTIPLHQLDRLSIDHLTAVYVPPLPPSLRPKDFYALVGVMARLRAPDGCPWDREQTHTTLKRYFVEETYEVLDAIDANDPNALCEELGDALLQTVFHAQLAREEGLFTIDDVTAHIVEKLVRRHPHVFGTTEVADSAEVLRNWERIKQTEKSENVAQAKSLLDGIPKGLPALMYAMELSKRVVKVGFEWPGLAQVLAKVDEEWEELKRELTAAEPDQERVAAELGDLLFTLVQVARKQNLDAEDALRTMLRRFEMRFRYMERCAAEMGRSLKEMNLEELDTLWEEAKRQESL; from the coding sequence ATGGTGACTCTGATCGGTTTGGGGCCTGGCGATCCCGATCTCATCTCGCGCGGGGCCGAACGTACCCTGCGCGAGGCCTCAGCTCAAAGCGCACTCTATCTACGTACTGAACGTCATCCGTGCGTGGCCGCTCTAAAGGAGTGGGGGCTTACGTTTGAGACCTTCGATAGCTTTTACGACACGGCCACAAGCTTTGAAGAGGTCTATCGGTCCATTGTCAACAGGCTATTAGATAGGGTCCATGCGGGAGATTCGGTGGCCTATGCCGTTCCAGGGCACCCGCTGCTCGGTGAGGAGAGCGTGCGCCTGTTGCTCGAACGACTTAACGCTGAAAACATTGCCTACCGCATTGTCTCCTCCTGTAGCTTCATCGAGGCGGTGCTAGCGGCAGCCCATCTCCCTCTATCGGAAGGGTGTGATGTGCGGGATGCACTGTCTCTGCAGCTCGATGATCGGGTGAGCCCTGAGGGTTATCCGTTAGGAGGACGCATTGACACTTCGCGAGGTCTACTGCTTTTTCAGGTGTTCGATAGAGCCTCGGCCTCTCATGCCAAACTGGCCCTCATGCGCTACTATCCTGACGATTGGCAGGTACTGCTCGTGCGCAATGCCGGTGTGCCCGCTATGGAGAGCGTTCAGACCATACCGCTTCATCAGCTCGATCGTCTCTCCATCGATCATCTGACCGCTGTCTATGTGCCGCCACTTCCGCCCTCGTTGCGTCCCAAGGATTTCTACGCGCTCGTAGGAGTTATGGCACGATTGCGTGCGCCTGATGGATGCCCCTGGGACCGCGAGCAGACGCACACCACATTGAAGCGGTATTTCGTCGAGGAGACCTATGAAGTTCTTGATGCGATAGATGCTAATGACCCGAATGCCCTCTGTGAAGAGCTTGGCGACGCCTTGCTGCAGACGGTTTTTCATGCCCAACTTGCTCGTGAGGAGGGACTGTTCACCATAGATGACGTTACAGCACATATTGTGGAGAAGCTAGTTCGCCGTCATCCGCACGTTTTTGGAACGACAGAGGTTGCCGATAGCGCGGAGGTGCTGCGCAATTGGGAACGCATTAAGCAGACGGAAAAGAGTGAAAATGTCGCACAAGCCAAATCGCTTCTGGACGGAATCCCGAAGGGATTGCCGGCGTTGATGTACGCGATGGAGCTGAGCAAGCGGGTTGTAAAAGTGGGGTTTGAATGGCCGGGTCTGGCGCAGGTGCTGGCTAAAGTGGATGAAGAGTGGGAAGAGCTCAAGAGAGAGCTGACGGCTGCCGAACCCGATCAGGAGCGAGTGGCCGCCGAGTTAGGGGATCTGCTGTTTACCCTAGTCCAGGTAGCGCGTAAACAGAACCTCGATGCCGAGGATGCGCTGCGGACGATGTTGCGACGGTTTGAGATGCGGTTTCGTTATATGGAGCGCTGTGCAGCAGAGATGGGCCGTTCCCTAAAGGAGATGAATCTCGAGGAGCTTGATACTTTGTGGGAAGAGGCCAAACGCCAGGAATCCCTCTAA